ATTATATTGTTCACGCTTCAGATGACTAGTCCACGACGTGGGGAAAATTTTCAAGAATCCTTTAGTAAGTAGTACTAGTGTTTTGTCAAAGGTGAGTGAGTAGGGTATGGAATGTATTTGTCTTAATGGATATTTGCATACTACAATATTggcccccccacccccacccaccccaccccactcACCCCACCCCAAGTGTGTAGAGTGTAGTGTTGGAGGTTTACTACAAAAAGGCCACTATCAATAACACCAATATATACACAAGCAAAACAAGTAGTTAAGCAACTCAAACACACATACAAAGAAATGGAGATGGACAAGTTGGAGAAGGAAATGAAGCAATCAAAGTTCAAGAAAATTTGTGTGTTTTGTGGTAGTAGTCCTGGCAAAAAGAGCAGTTATAAAGAAGCTGCAGTTGAGCTTGGCAAAGAACTGGTGAGACAaaattttctgtatttttttacTCTGTTGGTAATACTTTAATGAAGCCgatggtctatcggaaacagcctctctacacttcatctgaggtagtggtatggactgtgtacactttaccctccccgcaccccactttgtgggaatacagtggatatgttgttgttgtagtaataCTTTATGAACATAAACTCCGCCTTCGTAAGGTAGGGATAAGGCTTCGTGCACATCACTTGCTCCTGACCTCACTTGTGCGATTATACtagacatatttttgttgttgtatgaacATAACTATGCATAAATATTAGATGATTTCTTTCTATCTGACTTACTTTTGGTCATGAATTCTCGGCATAGTTCCCCGTGTACTTATGTGTAAACTAGCCCGAACACCATggttataataaaaaaaataaaattgtcttgAGTCTGGTATGAATGCTCTATATTTGGTAAGAGCATTCTTGAAACTTTCTAATGtgacattaaattatttttcaaacctAAAGGGCCAAATGCCAATTTTATAATATTCTTtgcaccccaccccacccccaccactAGTTTCTTGGTTAAGTTTCTAAAAGAACTATGATTGTCCGCAATATATTTAATCTGAGGATCTATCGGAAATGGTTTCTTTTTATGAAGTTACGTTTTTTTTGGCTTGTATACAAAGGTATCAAGAAATATAGACTTAGTTTATGGAGGAGGAAGTATTGGTTTGATGGGATTGGTCTCTCAAGCAGTTTACAATGGCGGTCGTCA
This sequence is a window from Capsicum annuum cultivar UCD-10X-F1 unplaced genomic scaffold, UCD10Xv1.1 ctg51767, whole genome shotgun sequence. Protein-coding genes within it:
- the LOC124892895 gene encoding probable cytokinin riboside 5'-monophosphate phosphoribohydrolase LOGL6 produces the protein MEMDKLEKEMKQSKFKKICVFCGSSPGKKSSYKEAAVELGKELVSRNIDLVYGGGSIGLMGLVSQAVYNGGRHVLGVIPRTLMPREVCFFFS